The genomic interval GTATCTGATACAATATATTCATCTATTCGATTGTTTACATATAAGGAGATGACAAAATGAGCCAACAAAATAAGGTAGCACTCATTACAGGAAGTAGTCGTGGAATTGGAAAGGCCGCAGCGATTCGTTTAGCTGAGAAAGGCTATGATATCGTAGTCAATTATGCGCGCAGTAAATCGGCTGCATTAGAGGTAGTTGAAGAGATTGAGAAGCTTGGTGTTAAGGCTGTGGCGATTAAAGCAAATGTAGGGAAGCCGGAAAAAATTAAAGAGCTTTTTGCACAAATTGATGAACAGTTTGGAAGACTTGATGTTTTAGTTAGTAATGCTGCATCAGGTGTCCAAAAACCGGCAATGGAGCTTGAAGAAAGTCATTGGGACTGGACGATGAATATTAACAGCAAAGCCCTTCTTTTTTGTGCACAAGAAGCTGCAAAGCTTATGGAAAGAAACGGTGGAGGCTTTATCGTAAGTACAAGTTCACTTGGATCAATCCGTTATCTTGAAAATTACACAACTGTTGGAGTTTCGAAGGCAGCGCTTGAAGCGTTAACTAGATATTTAGCTGTTGAATTGTCACCGAAAAACATTATTGTTAATGCAGTATCAGGTGGAGCTGTTGATACAGATGCACTTAAGCATTTTCCTAATCGTGATGAACTATTGGAAGATGCAAGAAAAAATACACCAGCAGGAAGAATGGTTGAAATTGAAGACATGGTCAATGCCATTGAGTTCTTTGTTTCTGAAAAAGCATCGATGGTTAGAGGACAAACCCTTATTGTTGACGGGGGTCGCTCGTTGCTCGTGTAATTTTTAAAAACTTTTATAAATTTTTGGGATAGAAAATTCACCTCCTGGACAATCTATATTTCGTGGAGGTGATATAAAATGGCAAACAACAACTTTCAACCAGGAAAATCATCAGCAGGTACTAACATCCAACAAGTAAGACAACAAAACGCTCAATCAGCACAAGCTGGTGCAGGAGCAGCAGGTGCTGCAGGTGCTGGTCAATTTGGCACTGAATTCGCTAGTGAAACAAATGCTCAAGAAGTAAGACAACAAAACCAACAAGCTGAAGCTAAAAAGAACCAAAATTCTTAATTAGCTACTTTAAAGACACTTCTCCAAAACGGGAGAGGTGTCTTTTTTTGGAACGAAATGCTTTTAAGGTTTAAAAAGGAAAAAGAAGTGAAATACTACCCATATAATACCAAGAGACAAACCCTGCTTATTCATAAAAATTAGCATACGACAAAACTTCCGTTTCCTCTACATAAGTAGTCAAAGGAAAGTTAGCTATTACGGAGAATTTAACATTAATAGAATTTATATTTCTCTTTAACAGAAAGGAGAGGAACAGATGAATTTTGAACAGCTTGTAGGTGAACAGCTAAAAACAATGGATAAGTTATTATATTTGCAATCAGAAATTGAAAGATGTCTGGATATTAAAAAACAATTAATTGCCCTACAGGATGAAGCAAAGGTACTTTCTGTTCAGGAGGAAATTGAGCAGATGAAAATAGAGTTAAACAGGATACAAGAAGTATTCGAGCAACAAACAGAAGAGGTTATTCGAACATATGAAAACCAACGTTTTGAAACTGTATCATGAATGGCAAAAAGGGGGGGTCATTTCTTATTGAAATGACTCTTTTATTTTCTTTTTTTATACACAAAAGGTATAATGAGAACA from Metabacillus sediminilitoris carries:
- the fabL gene encoding enoyl-[acyl-carrier-protein] reductase FabL, whose protein sequence is MSQQNKVALITGSSRGIGKAAAIRLAEKGYDIVVNYARSKSAALEVVEEIEKLGVKAVAIKANVGKPEKIKELFAQIDEQFGRLDVLVSNAASGVQKPAMELEESHWDWTMNINSKALLFCAQEAAKLMERNGGGFIVSTSSLGSIRYLENYTTVGVSKAALEALTRYLAVELSPKNIIVNAVSGGAVDTDALKHFPNRDELLEDARKNTPAGRMVEIEDMVNAIEFFVSEKASMVRGQTLIVDGGRSLLV
- a CDS encoding gamma-type small acid-soluble spore protein; translation: MANNNFQPGKSSAGTNIQQVRQQNAQSAQAGAGAAGAAGAGQFGTEFASETNAQEVRQQNQQAEAKKNQNS
- a CDS encoding YgaB family protein, yielding MNFEQLVGEQLKTMDKLLYLQSEIERCLDIKKQLIALQDEAKVLSVQEEIEQMKIELNRIQEVFEQQTEEVIRTYENQRFETVS